The window ACACGATCGCCGGTCTGAACGACGAGATTACGGTGACGACCGGCCCGACGACGGTGTTCGAGGACTTCGTCCCAGTCGCCGTCGTCGACGACGCCGGTGCACACGGCAGCGATGTCGCGGACGTGCTCGATGCGACGCTCTCGCCGATGTACAACCCCGAAGTGACCACGTCCGAGGAGGCCATGGACGGATACGACGTCGTCGTCGTCCAGAACATCGACCCCGCCGCTGCGGAAGCGTTCGCCGAGGCGACCGGCGACCGCGACACCGGCGTCGTCTACCTCGACCAGTGGGGAGTAGACAGCAACGGCATCCCCGAACACTCCGAGGCGACCGGTGAACCGGACGCGACCTACCAGGACGATCTCGCCGCGCCGCCGATCGGCTACGAACTGACCGCGGATCACGAGATCTTCGAGGGCATCGGTGAAGCGGGTGAGACGGTCGAACTGCACGACGCCCTCTTCGGCGACCACACCTGGTTCGAAGGAACGGAGTACGACGTACTCGCCGAGACGACCACCGGCGACGGCGTGACGGCCGGCAGCGGCTTCGCCGTCGACGACCGGAGCGCGACGGTGTTCGCCTCGAGCCTCGGCTACACGACGTTCGTCGGCAGCGACGACTACACCGACGAGGCCGACGCGATCCTCGCGAACGCCGTCGAGTACGTCGTCCCGGAACCCGCACCGAACTTCCAACTCGAGGTGCTCGGGACGAACGAGCCGATCATCGAGGGCGAGAACCTGACCGTCGACGTCGCCGTCGAGAACGACGGCGTCGAGCCCGGAACACAGACCGTCACGCTCGGGAACTTCGACGGCGACGTCGTCGACGACGCGACGGTCGACCTGGAGGACGGCGAGTCGACCGTCGTCTCGCTGACCTGGGAGACCGACGAGACCGACGTCGGTACCGGAAACGTGACCGTCGCGAGCGAGGACGACGCGATCGACTACGAACTGACGGTCCACGAGGAGCCAGACGGGCTGCTCACCTTCGGCGACGGCGACCACGTCGGGACCGTCGAAGGGACGGTCGACGTCGAGATCGCCACGACGGCCGACGCCGTCGCCGGCTACGAAACCCAGGTCCGCTTCGACCCGGACGTGCTGCAAGTCGAGCGCGTCGAGGGCGGCGACCTGGGCGAGCCGATGACGGGAATCGACAACGAAAACGGGACGCTCTCGCTCGCACAGGCGCAGGGCCAGGACGCCAACGCGTCCACGCTCGCCGTCGTCGAATTCGCGATCGTCGACGACGCGCCCGAGGGCGGCACCGAACTGGTGTTCGACGAGGAGAACACCTACCTCAACGCCGAGGACGGCGACCTCGATATCCTGCCGGTCGACGGCACCGTCGAGACCGCCTGGCTCGGTGACGTCAACGCCGATGGCGAACTCAACACCTACGACGCGACGCTCACCCAGCAGTTCATCGCCGGCGAAGAGCCGACCGACACGTTCCACGCGGAACTCGCGGACATGAACGGGAACGGACAGGTCGACGCCGGCGACGTCACGATGATGCTCGAAGAGATCGTCGCCAGCCACGGCGCTGACGCGCTCGAGGCCTGACGAACCGAGACACGATAGCGGAGTCGGCAGCGAATCGAAATCGCCCCGCGGCGATTTCTTCGTCCTCGAGTCGATGGCGACGATGACGGGACGGTGATACGAGCGTCCCTGCACGCGACGAAGACGATATTTCGAACGTTACGACAATGAGAGAGACACAGAGACAGAATCCGAATCGATTTGGAACCCGGACTCGATCGCTCGTCCTCGCCCTCGTCGTCCTCCTCGCGGTGGCGACGGCTGCCGCGGGCGCACAGGCGGCAGTCGCGTCCACAACGGCGACCGGCGACGGAACGATCTCGCTCGAGACGGTGACGGAGGGCGACGGGACACTCACCGTCGCGATCACCTCCGAGGAGGCGGACGTCGCCGGCTTCGAGGCGAACGTGACCTACCCGGCGGACGACGCCACGGTGGAAGACGTCGAGTTCGGCGACCTGGACGGGATGAACAACGAGAATACCGATCCGGAGAGCGGTTACGTGGCGGTCACGGAGTCGACCGTCGGCGAGAACAGCGTCGACGAACCGACGCTTGCGACCGTCACCTTCGCGACCGACGGCAGCGCGGACGACCTCGATGTCGACCTCGTCGAGGCGGACTCGTCGGTGACGGACGGTGATGGACAGCCGATCACCGGCGGTGACGCGGGCGACGGGAACGACGGGAACGACGGGAACGACGGAAGTGACGGCGGTTCGTCACCGGGCAGTGGCGATAGCGGTGACAACGGCGACGGAGGGGGTACCGGAACCGACGGGGACGACGATAGCGACGAAAAGAGCACCGACGGAACGGAAAGCACCGGCGGGAGCGACGACCCGGACGACGGAGAAAGCAACGACGGATCGGAGACGACCGACGACGGGTCCGACGGTGATGAAGATGAATCGGCCTCGAGCGACGACTCGGCCAGTGACGACTCCACCAGCGACGACGAAGAGGACGAACGAGAGACCGACGATGCTGATGATGACGGTGACGGTGACCGTGACAGCACTGGGGACGAAGCCAGTGACAGCGACGACATCCCCGGATTCACACCCGTTGGAACGGTCGTCGCAGTACTGATCGGCCTGCTCGGTATCGGTCTGTCGACCCGACGTCGATCCGACTGAGACGGTTTACTGTAAGTCAGTTCCGGCGCAACCGCGACCCGGCGGCGGTTGCGCCGGTAGATCGGTACAGCAAGCCGTATGAGACGGACTGCCCGCCATCGCCGGTGGGACCGGGCCGGAGAGCGTGCTCCGGTTCCACCAGTGTACCGGTACGGCAGGCCGTCCGAGACGCCTGTCGGCCGCCGAGCGACCGACACGGGCGATCCGGTCGGTCGTGACATTCATGGCGTTCCCGAGAGTACCGGGCGGTATGGACAGGAGTCAACTCTTCGCGGTGCTGTTTGCGGTTCTCATGGTGACCTCGATGATCGCGTGGGGAGCACTCGCAGCACTGTAGTCGAGGACGCTCGCCGATCGAACCGGGCCGAACGAGGCTTTTCTAGCGCTCCGTATCCCAGACGTCGGCCAGGGGACTCGATTTCGAACGCGACCCCGAACGCGACCTCGAGTGCGAACGGGAGGCCGATCCAGATTCCGATCCCGATTCCGATTCCGATCCCGAGTTCGAGGACGCAGTCGTCGAGTCGTCCCGACGCGACGGACTCCCGGGAGACGACCGGCCGCCACTCCCCCGCCCGCGAGACACCCCGCTCGAGTCGCCGACCGCGGCCCGGGGTTCGAATTCGGGCAGGTCCGGCCGGTCCATCCGATCGACCTGGGCCGCGAACCAGTCGGGCATGTCGGTCCTGGCACGTTCGAACAGATCCACCAGGCTCGAGTCCGCCAGATAGGTCGCCCCGTAGTCGTCGGGCGCGCGGACGACCCGACCACAGGCCTGGATGACCGTCCGCAGGGCGGTCCGGTAGTACCAGGCCCACTGGCTCTCCTCGAGGCGGTGGGCGACCCGCGAGTCGCTCGTGTTGAGGAAGGGGGCCTTGCACAGTACCTGAAACCGACAGAGGTCGCCTTTCAGGTCCAGCGCCTCCTCCATCTTCACGGAGATGAAGACGTCGGGGTCGTCGGTTGCCTTCCAGGCCTCGAGATCGGCGTCCCTGTCGTCCCGGTCGTGGGTCCGGATCCGGTCGCCGACGCCGAAGTCCCGCAGGAGGTCGGCGAGTCGCTCCTGGATGTCGTAGGAGTGGGCGTGGACGATCCCCTTCTCGTCGGGGTGTTCCTGCATGATCCGGACGATTGTGCGGGCGATCTTCGGCGTCGTTTCCGACCGGTGCTCGTAGGTCATCTTCCCCTGCGTGACGTCGTACAGCGGCCGGTTCTCGACGGGGAAGGTGTGGCCGACATCGACGAGGGCGACGTTTTCGGGGTCGAGACCGACCTGACGGCAGAACGCCGCCTTGTTCAGGATGGTCGCCGACAGGAGCGCGAACTTGTTGCCCCGGTCCCAGACGGTGTGCTGGAGGTACTTTTCGGGGCTCATGGGTTTGATCGTGAGGGGCCCGCCATCCTCGTCGTCCCCGCCTCCGTCCCCGTCCCCGCCCCCGTCTTCATCGCCATCGCCTACACTCGAGCCTCCGGACGGTTCGGACTGATCGACCAGCCACGTCGTCGGGCTCTCCGGGTCGCGGTAGTCCGAGACGAACCAGTCGAGTTCGCCGATGAGTTCCTGCAGCCGATCGCGCTCGCGGACCTCCGCGGGGGAGAGCGTCTCCTGGGCCAGCAGGTCGTCCTTCCGCCGGGTACACTTCTCGGCGAGGTTCTCGCAGTAGCGGACCGCCCGCTCGAGGTCGCCGTCGATAGCGGGGACCCGGAGGTCGTCCCAGAAGGGGACCGTCCGCGGGCCGAGCTGGATCGTCGCGTACATCTCGGCCCACTCGGCGAGCCCGTGGGCCTCGTCGACGACCACGACGTCCCGTTTGCGGAAGACCTCGCTGCCGGCGGTCTGCATGAAGTAGGCGAGCGTCATCGCCGCAATCGACCGGTTCGAGGCGATCGCCCGGTCGGAGAAGTACGGACAGCGGTGTTTCACCGAACAGTCGTACCCACGCTCGCGGACGCAGGGGGCCTGGTTCACGGGCGTGTTCCGCTCGTCGGGCAGGATGCAGGTGTAGTTCGACTTCCCCCGGATCACGTTCAGGTCCGCGAGCAGGTCGTCGGCGGCGACGTCGTCCAGTTGCGAGACCTGCGGGGTGGTGTAGTACGCCCCCGTGGCGTCGCTGGGGTCGGCCTCGCCGACCGGACGGGCACAGCCGGCGACCGACCGCGCGAGCAGGGACTTGCCGCTGCCGGTCGGGGCGCGGACGAGAACGACGTCGTTGCCGGCCGCGAAGGCGTCGCGGATGTCGCGGAGGGCCTGCTTCTGGTTCCCGCGGTAGCTGGGCGCGGGAAACTCGTCGAAGATCCGGTCGGGATTCACCGTTCGACTCACGGACCGGACGTTCCCTAAAGGCTACGGACCGTCGCGCTGGCTGTAACTGACG of the Halobiforma lacisalsi AJ5 genome contains:
- a CDS encoding ATP-dependent DNA helicase, giving the protein MNPDRIFDEFPAPSYRGNQKQALRDIRDAFAAGNDVVLVRAPTGSGKSLLARSVAGCARPVGEADPSDATGAYYTTPQVSQLDDVAADDLLADLNVIRGKSNYTCILPDERNTPVNQAPCVRERGYDCSVKHRCPYFSDRAIASNRSIAAMTLAYFMQTAGSEVFRKRDVVVVDEAHGLAEWAEMYATIQLGPRTVPFWDDLRVPAIDGDLERAVRYCENLAEKCTRRKDDLLAQETLSPAEVRERDRLQELIGELDWFVSDYRDPESPTTWLVDQSEPSGGSSVGDGDEDGGGDGDGGGDDEDGGPLTIKPMSPEKYLQHTVWDRGNKFALLSATILNKAAFCRQVGLDPENVALVDVGHTFPVENRPLYDVTQGKMTYEHRSETTPKIARTIVRIMQEHPDEKGIVHAHSYDIQERLADLLRDFGVGDRIRTHDRDDRDADLEAWKATDDPDVFISVKMEEALDLKGDLCRFQVLCKAPFLNTSDSRVAHRLEESQWAWYYRTALRTVIQACGRVVRAPDDYGATYLADSSLVDLFERARTDMPDWFAAQVDRMDRPDLPEFEPRAAVGDSSGVSRGRGSGGRSSPGSPSRRDDSTTASSNSGSESESGSESGSASRSHSRSRSGSRSKSSPLADVWDTER